One window from the genome of Nitrosomonas sp. Is35 encodes:
- a CDS encoding restriction endonuclease produces the protein MARRKNGIAEDIFKITAALPWWMGIVLAVAVYVLLQPYAVLETSLQATPGQISRAVAGQMSRTFAYYGQYILPLLFLSGALASFFKQRKRKNLVRIAGSGKTDDPLHDINWRDFELLVGEVFRMRGFTVIENDGGGADGGIDLVLKKEGEVFLVQCKQWRAYKVSVSVVRELLGVMVTKGAVGGFLVTSGIFTAEAQSFAKEQNIELIDGPMLTAMIEKTHWMFSNKVDRTKKNISESTPSTASAEPICPQCGNSMVKRVARKGANSGKNFWGCVEFPRCRGVRAIGLTS, from the coding sequence ATGGCTAGAAGAAAAAATGGCATTGCTGAAGACATATTCAAAATAACTGCGGCACTGCCTTGGTGGATGGGAATCGTTCTTGCTGTTGCGGTTTACGTTCTTTTGCAACCTTATGCTGTTCTTGAGACGTCACTCCAGGCAACTCCTGGACAAATCAGCCGCGCGGTTGCCGGGCAAATGAGCAGAACGTTTGCTTATTACGGCCAATATATTTTGCCGCTACTATTTTTATCCGGTGCGCTGGCTTCTTTTTTCAAACAACGTAAACGTAAGAATCTTGTCCGGATTGCCGGTAGCGGAAAAACAGATGACCCGTTGCACGATATCAATTGGAGAGATTTCGAGTTACTTGTAGGCGAGGTTTTCCGGATGCGGGGCTTTACGGTTATTGAAAATGACGGTGGCGGAGCGGATGGGGGAATTGACTTGGTACTGAAAAAAGAGGGCGAAGTATTTCTTGTGCAGTGCAAGCAATGGCGCGCCTATAAAGTATCGGTCAGTGTCGTGCGTGAGCTATTGGGTGTGATGGTTACAAAAGGGGCAGTGGGAGGATTTCTCGTCACTTCGGGCATTTTTACAGCGGAAGCACAATCTTTTGCAAAAGAGCAGAATATCGAATTGATTGATGGACCTATGCTGACGGCGATGATTGAAAAAACGCATTGGATGTTTTCAAATAAGGTAGACAGAACCAAAAAGAATATCTCGGAATCGACACCTTCTACAGCTAGTGCGGAACCGATTTGTCCTCAGTGCGGAAATTCTATGGTTAAGCGTGTTGCAAGGAAGGGAGCAAATTCAGGTAAAAACTTCTGGGGTTGTGTTGAGTTTCCAAGATGCCGAGGTGTTAGGGCAATTGGTTTGACTAGTTAA
- a CDS encoding UPF0149 family protein: protein MPEDSKIPKELLPLSQEEMDELDNFLISDITSDETMTLDILDGYLTAIVSGPVTLSLNDWLPGIWGSSEEHKPRFVSMKQAEHILQLILRHMNGIIWMLQDDPEGFEPVLSAFKYRNREYMDGEGWAYGYIQGLTLSREQWQPFFDDPNNREILKPIHLLGFDEISPEEELLTQTPKQREKLTKQIPTCVAQIYRYWLPYRQAIYERNVAKTIKRSHPKTGRNDPCPCGSGLKFKKCCGVASSLH, encoded by the coding sequence ATGCCTGAAGATAGCAAAATCCCCAAAGAGCTACTGCCATTGTCGCAAGAGGAAATGGACGAGCTCGACAATTTCCTAATATCGGATATTACCTCTGATGAAACGATGACGCTTGATATATTGGATGGCTATTTGACCGCTATAGTGTCTGGGCCTGTTACATTGTCGCTTAATGACTGGTTGCCAGGTATTTGGGGATCAAGCGAAGAACATAAACCCAGGTTCGTATCGATGAAACAGGCGGAACATATCCTACAACTGATCCTGCGTCACATGAACGGCATTATCTGGATGCTGCAGGATGACCCGGAAGGTTTTGAGCCTGTGCTTTCCGCTTTCAAGTACCGGAATCGAGAGTATATGGATGGTGAAGGTTGGGCCTATGGCTATATTCAAGGGCTTACATTGTCTCGCGAACAATGGCAGCCATTTTTCGATGACCCCAATAACAGGGAAATATTAAAACCCATTCATTTACTTGGCTTTGATGAAATCTCCCCGGAAGAAGAATTACTGACCCAAACTCCGAAGCAAAGAGAAAAACTAACCAAGCAAATTCCAACTTGTGTGGCACAAATTTATCGTTATTGGCTACCCTACCGGCAAGCAATTTATGAACGTAATGTTGCTAAGACCATCAAACGAAGTCATCCAAAGACCGGACGTAATGATCCTTGTCCTTGTGGTAGTGGACTAAAATTCAAAAAGTGCTGCGGTGTGGCTTCATCGCTCCATTGA